One segment of Urocitellus parryii isolate mUroPar1 chromosome 5, mUroPar1.hap1, whole genome shotgun sequence DNA contains the following:
- the Prkag1 gene encoding 5'-AMP-activated protein kinase subunit gamma-1 isoform X1, whose protein sequence is METVTSDSSPALENEHPQETPESNNSVYTSFMKSHRCYDLIPTSSKLVVFDTSLQVKKAFFALVTNGVRAAPLWDSKKQSFVGMLTITDFINILHRYYKSALVQIYELEEHKIETWREVYLQDSFKPLVCISPNASLFDAVSSLIQNKIHRLPVIDPESGNTLYILTHKRILKFLKLFITEFPKPEFMSKSLEELQIGTYANIAMVRTTTPVYVALGIFVQHRVSALPVVDEKGRVVDIYSKFDVINLAAEKTYNNLDVSVTKALQHRSHYFEGVLKCYLHETLETIINRLVEAEVHRLVVVDENDVVKGIVSLSDILQALVLTGGEKKP, encoded by the exons AGACCCCAGAATCGAACAATAGCGTATATACTTCCTTCATGAAGTCTCATCGCTGCTATGACCTGATTCCCACAAGCTCCAAATTGGTTGTATTTGATACTTCCCTGCAG GTGAAGAAAGCTTTCTTTGCTTTGGTAACTAATGGTGTACGTGCTGCCCCATTGTGGGATAGTAAGAAGCAAAGTTTTGTGG GTATGCTGACTATCACAGATTTCATCAATATCTTACATCGCTACTATAAGTCAGCCTTG GTACAGATCTATGAGCTAGAAGAACACAAAATAGAAACCTGGAGAG AGGTGTACCTACAGGACTCCTTTAAGCCACTTGTCTGTATTTCTCCAAATGCTAG CTTGTTTGATGCTGTCTCTTCATTAATTCAAAACAAGATCCATAGGCTGCCAGTTATTGACCCAGAATCAGGCAATACCTTGTACATTCTTACTCACAAGCGCATCCTGAAGTTCCTCAAATTGTTT ATCACTGAGTTCCCCAAGCCAGAGTTCATGTCTAAGTCTTTGGAAGAGTTGCAGATTGGCACCTATGCCAATATTGCTATGGTCCGTACTACCACCCCCGTATATGTGGCTCTGGGCATCTTTGTACAGCATCGAGTCTCAGCCCTGCCTGTGGTGGATGAGAAAG GGCGTGTGGTGGACATCTACTCCAAGTTTGATGTTATC aATCTGGCAGCAGAAAAGACCTACAACAACCTGGATGTGTCTGTGACCAAAGCTCTACAACATCGATCACACTATTTTGAGGGTGTTCTCAAGTGCTACCTGCATGAAACTCTAGAGACCATCATCAACAGGCTGGTGGAAGCAGAG GTTCACCGACTTGTAGTAGTGGATGAGAATGATGTGGTCAAGGGAATTGTATCACTATCTGACATCCTGCAGGCCCTGGTGCTCACAGGTGGAGAGAAGAAgccctga
- the Prkag1 gene encoding 5'-AMP-activated protein kinase subunit gamma-1 isoform X2, with amino-acid sequence MKSHRCYDLIPTSSKLVVFDTSLQVKKAFFALVTNGVRAAPLWDSKKQSFVGMLTITDFINILHRYYKSALVQIYELEEHKIETWREVYLQDSFKPLVCISPNASLFDAVSSLIQNKIHRLPVIDPESGNTLYILTHKRILKFLKLFITEFPKPEFMSKSLEELQIGTYANIAMVRTTTPVYVALGIFVQHRVSALPVVDEKGRVVDIYSKFDVINLAAEKTYNNLDVSVTKALQHRSHYFEGVLKCYLHETLETIINRLVEAEVHRLVVVDENDVVKGIVSLSDILQALVLTGGEKKP; translated from the exons ATGAAGTCTCATCGCTGCTATGACCTGATTCCCACAAGCTCCAAATTGGTTGTATTTGATACTTCCCTGCAG GTGAAGAAAGCTTTCTTTGCTTTGGTAACTAATGGTGTACGTGCTGCCCCATTGTGGGATAGTAAGAAGCAAAGTTTTGTGG GTATGCTGACTATCACAGATTTCATCAATATCTTACATCGCTACTATAAGTCAGCCTTG GTACAGATCTATGAGCTAGAAGAACACAAAATAGAAACCTGGAGAG AGGTGTACCTACAGGACTCCTTTAAGCCACTTGTCTGTATTTCTCCAAATGCTAG CTTGTTTGATGCTGTCTCTTCATTAATTCAAAACAAGATCCATAGGCTGCCAGTTATTGACCCAGAATCAGGCAATACCTTGTACATTCTTACTCACAAGCGCATCCTGAAGTTCCTCAAATTGTTT ATCACTGAGTTCCCCAAGCCAGAGTTCATGTCTAAGTCTTTGGAAGAGTTGCAGATTGGCACCTATGCCAATATTGCTATGGTCCGTACTACCACCCCCGTATATGTGGCTCTGGGCATCTTTGTACAGCATCGAGTCTCAGCCCTGCCTGTGGTGGATGAGAAAG GGCGTGTGGTGGACATCTACTCCAAGTTTGATGTTATC aATCTGGCAGCAGAAAAGACCTACAACAACCTGGATGTGTCTGTGACCAAAGCTCTACAACATCGATCACACTATTTTGAGGGTGTTCTCAAGTGCTACCTGCATGAAACTCTAGAGACCATCATCAACAGGCTGGTGGAAGCAGAG GTTCACCGACTTGTAGTAGTGGATGAGAATGATGTGGTCAAGGGAATTGTATCACTATCTGACATCCTGCAGGCCCTGGTGCTCACAGGTGGAGAGAAGAAgccctga
- the Ddn gene encoding dendrin, which yields MLDGPLFSEGPDSPRELQDEESGSCLWVQKSKLLVIEVKTISCHYSRRAPSRQPMDFQASHWARGPQNRTCRPSPGSPEPLPRRPWASRVLQEATNWRAGPPAEARAREQEKRKAASQEREAKETERKRRKAGGARRSPVGQPRLELRNVPRVAQPAGLPVLSRPGRLGQVGRARPSAQPHSDPGAPWAGPWGGRRPGPPSYETHLLLRGSAGTAPRRRWDRPPPYVAPPCYEGPHRTLGTKRGPEFSQAPISSAPTPTPARTEGGRTKKKLDPRIYRDVLGAWGIRQGRGLLGGSPGCGAARARPESDKRVMEKSLGLAAAGLNNGSDRHSQAKTTGSPGTEIAPSRSATASPSPPRPAPRSRHHHKGSREGKEGREPIWLPKCWFPSPKKQPPRHSQTLPRPWAPGGTGWREFLGPREGTGSETLEGWKATRRAHTLPRSSRGPASGEGVFVIDATCVVIRSQYVPTSRTQKVQLLPSGEPRVVGEAPRQPNPCKEEGEGSAVFPSSDQKPLLSSLLLHQLGRGRGGETEDGKPGESSLEERASRILGLSVGEVNLPDAPTQPGSPEHPTLGPSALGGAGGAKGLEVAVVPRRAGGGWARTPGPYAGALREAVSRIRRHTAPDSDSDEAEELSIHSGSSDGSDTETPGASWRNERTLSVVGNARPREGGKTAELSDSVQEILDVISQTEQALFGARDAKGTPQGNRERQ from the exons atgCTGGATGGCCCGCTGTTCTCCGAGGGGCCCGACAGCCCCCGGGAGCTCCAGGATGAGGAGTCTGGCAGCTGCCTCTGGGTGCAGAAGTCCAAGCTGTTGGTGATCGAAGTGAAGACTATTTCCTGTCATTATAGTCGCCGCGCCCCTTCTCGACAGCCCATGGACTTTCAGGCCAGCCACTGGGCTCGCGGGCCCCAGAACCGCAC GTGTAGGCCAAGCCCGGGATCCCCCGAGCCGCTGCCTCGCCGTCCCTGGGCCTCCAGGGTGCTGCAGGAGGCGACCAACTGGCGGGCGGGGCCTCCGGCCGAGGCCCGAGCCCGGgagcaagagaaaaggaaagcgGCGTCGCAGGAACGGGAGGCCAAGGAGACCGAGCGAAAAAGGCGCAAAGCTGGTGGGGCCCGACGAAGCCCCGTGGGTCAGCCGCGCCTGGAGCTCCGGAACGTCCCTCGGGTGGCCCAACCTGCAGGGCTCCCAGTTCTCTCTCGGCCCGGGCGCCTGGGGCAGGTGGGGAGAGCTCGTCCATCCGCGCAACCGCACAGCGACCCGGGGGCGCCATGGGCGGGGCCCTGGGGAGGTCGCAGGCCAGGGCCCCCCAGCTATGAGACTCACCTGCTACTCAGAGGCTCTGCAGGTACGGCCCCACGACGCCGCTGGGACCGGCCACCACCCTACGTGGCTCCACCTTGTTACGAAGGCCCCCACAGGACCTTGGGGACCAAGCGAGGTCCCGAGTTCTCACAGGCACCCATCTCATCAGCCCCAACTCCGACCCCCGCCAGGACAGAGGGAGGGCGCACAAAAAAGAAGTTAGACCCTCGAATCTACCGGGACGTCTTAGGGGCTTGGGGTATCCGACAGGGGCGAGGTCTCTTAGGGGGATCTCCAGGCTGTGGAGCGGCCAGAGCGAGGCCAGAGTCTGACAAGAGGGTCATGGAGAAAAGTCTGGGCCTAGCGGCTGCTGGCCTCAACAATGGTAGTGACCGCCACTCCCAAGCCAAAACTACAGGTAGCCCAGGCACGGAGATAGCTCCTTCGAGGTCTGCAACTGCGTCTCCGAGCCCCCCACGTCCAGCTCCCAGGTCCAGGCACCATCACAAGGGCtcgagggaagggaaagagggaagagaacCTATCTGGCTGCCCAAATGCTGGTTTCCTTCCCCTAAAAAGCAGCCACCCCGGCATAGCCAGACGCTCCCCAGACCCTGGGCTCCAGGAGGCACTGGATGGAGAGAGTTCCTGGGTCCTAGAGAGGGGACAGGATCCGAGACCCTGGAGGGTTGGAAGGCGACCCGCCGCGCCCACACCCTGCCTCGCAGTTCCCGGGGTCCCGCTAGTGGAGAAGGTGTCTTTGTCATTGACGCCACGTGTGTGGTGATACGGTCCCAGTATGTTCCCACCTCTCGAACCCAAAAGGTGCAGCTTTTGCCCTCTGGGGAGCCACGCGTGGTGGGAGAAGCTCCCAGGCAACCCAATCCCTGTAAGGAAGAGGGCGAGGGGTCCGCGGTCTTTCCCTCCAGCGACCAGAAACCGCTACTGAGCAGTCTCCTTTTACACCAGCTGGGCAGGGGGCGCGGGGGCGAAACTGAGGACGGGAAGCCGGGGGAATCTTCACTGGAGGAGCGCGCCTCCCGCATCTTGGGGCTCTCGGTAGGCGAAGTAAACCTGCCGGACGCCCCCACGCAGCCAGGTAGCCCAGAGCACCCAACCTTAGGCCCATCAGCTCTGGGAGGCGCCGGCGGCGCAAAGGGCTTGGAAGTGGCAGTGGTCCCGCGGCGCGCGGGCGGGGGCTGGGCGCGGACCCCGGGGCCCTATGCCGGGGCCCTGCGGGAAGCCGTGTCCCGCATCCGCCGCCACACTGCCCCAGACTCGGACTCAGACGAAGCTGAAGAGCTCAGCATCCATAGCGGTTCCTCTGATGGAAGCGACACAGAAACCCCGGGCGCCTCCTGGCGGAATGAGAGGACCCTGTCGGTGGTTGGGAACGCCCGGCCACGGGAAGGCGGGAAGACAGCAGAGCTGAGCGACAGTGTCCAAGAGATTCTAGATGTCATCAGCCAAACTGAGCAGGCCCTCTTTGGGGCGAGGGATGCCAAGGGGACCCCACAAGGGAATAGGGAGAGGCAGTGA
- the Wnt1 gene encoding proto-oncogene Wnt-1 has protein sequence MGRWALLPSWVSATLLLVLAALPAALAANSSGRWWGIVNIASSTNLLTDSKSLQLVLEPSLQLLSRKQRRLIRQNPGILHSVSGGLQSAVRECKWQFRNRRWNCPTAPGPHLFGKIVNRGCRETAFIFAITSAGVTHSVARSCSEGSIESCTCDYRRRGPGGPDWHWGGCSDNIDFGRLFGREFVDSGEKGRDLRFLMNLHNNEAGRTTVFSEMRQECKCHGMSGSCTVRTCWMRLPTLRAVGDVLRDRFDGASRVLYGNRGSNRASRAELLRLEPEDPAHKPPSPHDLVYFEKSPNFCTYSGRLGTAGTAGRSCNSSSPALDGCELLCCGRGHRTRTQRVTERCNCTFHWCCHVSCRNCTHTRVLHECL, from the exons ATGGGGCGCTGGGCGCTGCTGCCCAGCTGGGTTTCTGCTACTCTGCTACTGGTGCTGGCCGCTCTGCCCGCTGCCCTAGCCGCCAACAGCAGTGGCCGATGGTG GGGTATCGTGAACATAGCCTCCTCTACGAACTTGCTAACCGACTCCAAGAGTCTGCAGCTGGTGCTCGAGCCCAGTCTGCAACTGCTGAGCCGCAAGCAGCGGCGGTTGATCCGCCAGAATCCGGGGATCCTGCACAGCGTGAGCGGTGGGCTGCAGAGCGCAGTCCGGGAGTGCAAGTGGCAGTTCCGGAACCGCCGCTGGAACTGCCCCACTGCTCCGGGGCCCCACCTCTTCGGCAAGATCGTCAACCGAG GCTGTAGGGAAACAGCGTTTATCTTCGCCATCACCTCTGCCGGGGTCACCCATTCGGTGGCGCGCTCCTGCTCAGAAGGCTCCATCGAGTCTTGCACATGCGACTATCGGCGGCGCGGTCCTGGAGGCCCCGATTGGCACTGGGGGGGCTGCAGTGACAACATTGATTTCGGCCGCCTCTTCGGTCGGGAGTTCGTGGACTCTGGGGAGAAGGGGCGGGACCTGCGCTTCCTCATGAACCTTCATAACAACGAGGCGGGCCGCACG acAGTGTTCTCTGAGATGCGTCAGGAGTGCAAGTGCCATGGGATGTCTGGTTCATGCACGGTGCGCACCTGCTGGATGCGGCTACCCACGCTGCGTGCGGTGGGCGACGTGCTGCGCGACCGCTTTGACGGCGCATCGCGTGTACTCTACGGCAACCGCGGTAGCAACCGCGCTTCACGGGCGGAGCTGCTGCGCCTAGAGCCCGAAGACCCTGCGCACAAGCCTCCTTCCCCTCACGACCTCGTCTACTTCGAGAAATCACCCAACTTCTGCACGTACAGTGGACGCCTTGGTACAGCAGGCACTGCAGGGCGCTCCTGCAACAGTTCATCACCGGCGCTGGACGGTTGCGAGCTGCTTTGCTGTGGCCGGGGCCACCGCACACGCACGCAGCGCGTCACCGAGCGCTGCAACTGCACCTTCCACTGGTGCTGCCACGTCAGCTGCCGCAACTGCACTCACACACGCGTACTGCACGAGTGTCTGTGA